From a region of the Acanthochromis polyacanthus isolate Apoly-LR-REF ecotype Palm Island chromosome 3, KAUST_Apoly_ChrSc, whole genome shotgun sequence genome:
- the pecam1b gene encoding platelet endothelial cell adhesion molecule isoform X2 — MGLLLLLTSTLLSSYFHPGSVVNAQHTFTIRDISLSIEPSTDVTRGTNVTVRCKVTVSSSGQEALSREYTIFKDGSIVYTKTTSSSEDFLYPLPEARVSNSGKYKCKIKIGDRQSTSEAKKLTVRGLSKPVLHLNKGVVTEGEELTATCMAPGETGSIFFYFYDNSKEIQEKLVNSNQAVAELRFRSTGIHKIHCAYTVLLTPDSFKSEESNSVTVSVKELDITVVLEISPQYSIFEGDRLNIFCSIQTSQRSTEKMFLYLSEGTSLLSSGAKKVNHSMVALAKTGGLMLECRMEMGHLVKTANKTLPVTELFSAPTLTVSPAEVFQREPMTLTCKSESFASERLQSRDLTYTLYSLGNPLKSGNSGIFSGKALQHEFNYTCTARAKGIEKHSQTLTVRPRVFVSAPKISVSGKAILGQPIQILCESDTGSLPINYTLWKGYGIEDMTTVHMPFQKALFTVSISKPEEIKLYMCEANNGRREEGPFGARLTANVTVPLSHAMLSVLPALHDISEEGHLNLICSVEGTPPVTFKWYRVGESQPLNATTSDQVHKDYEFPVITKAHSGKYYCEAFNHAKNIVRSNEVTVEVRMAMWKKALIGGICLLIVTVLVLVFGLYFRSKRGKREAAAELSVKPSSPKSDDSLTVNLTHDTEVYYAATVRVDRAAVSVWSERKPEAGNDEESSMVSNEPDVEYTEVVHPRSADPARVPLRKGTDTVYSELQNSPHGAADHHDYGSVEYAELNGEQPEISQHHPQDSSYQDLPEPVD, encoded by the exons ATGGGCCTCCTACTGCTGCTCACCTCCACGCTGCTGTCCAGCT ACTTCCATCCAGGCAGCGTGGTGAACGCACAGCACA CGTTCACCATCAGAGACATCAGCTTGTCCATCGAGCCGAGTACTGATGTGACTCGAGGCACCAACGTGACCGTGAGATGCAAGGTGACGGTCAGCAGCTCGGGTCAGGAGGCACTGAGTCGCGAGTACACGATATTCAAGGATGGCAGCATCGTGTACACCAAGACCACCAGCTCCTCTGAGGATTTCCTGTACCCTCTGCCTGAGGCCAGAGTGTCCAACAGCGGCAAGTACAAGTGCAAGATAAAAATCGGGGACAGACAGTCGACCAGCGAAGCTAAAAAACTGACAGTAAGAG GCCTGTCCAAGCCAGTTCTCCACCTAAACAAAGGCGTGGTCACTGAAGGGGAGGAGCTAACCGCCACGTGTATGGCACCAGGAGAGACGGGCTCCATTTTCTTCTACTTCTATGATAATTCCAAAGAGATCCAGGAGAAGCTAGTGAACTCCAACCAGGCTGTGGCAGAGCTTCGCTTCAGGAGCACCGGCATCCACAAGATCCACTGTGCCTACACCGTCCTCTTAACGCCTGACTCCTTCAAGTCTGAGGAAAGCAACTCAGTCACAGTTTCTGTCAAAG AGCTTGACATCACAGTGGTTCTGGAGATTTCCCCTCAGTACAGCATCTTTGAAGGAGACCGTCTGAATATCTTTTGCTCTATCCAAACCTCTCAGCGCAGCACTGAAAAGATGTTCCTGTACCTGAGCGAAGGCACCAGCCTCCTCAGCAGCGGAGCCAAGAAAGTCAACCACAGCATGGTGGCACTGGCAAAGACTGGTGGACTGATGCTTGAGTGCAGAATGGAGATGGGGCATTTAGTGAAAACTGCCAATAAAACCTTACCTGTTACTG AGCTGTTTTCTGCACCGACTCTCACCGTGTCGCCCGCTGAAGTCTTTCAAAGGGAACCCATGACGTTAACCTGCAAAAGTGAGAGCTTTGCCTCTGAAAGACTCCAGAGCAGAGACTTGACTTACACTCTTTATTCCCTGGGAAACCCGCTGAAGTCAGGGAACAGTGGAATATTTTCTGGCAAGGCTTTGCAGCATGAATTCAACTATACCTGTACAGCTCGAGCCAAAGGCATTGAGAAGCACAGTCAGACCCTGACAGTTCGACCAAGAG tttttgtttccGCTCCAAAGATCTCAGTTTCCGGCAAAGCGATCCTCGGACAGCCTATCCAGATCCTCTGTGAGTCGGACACCGGCAGCCTGCCCATAAACTACACTCTGTGGAAGGGTTACGGTATAGAAGACATGACCACAGTCCACATGCCCTTCCAGAAAGCTCTTTTCACAGTCTCCATCAGCAAACCTGAGGAGATAAAACTGTATATGTGTGAGGCGAATAATGGTCGCCGCGAGGAAGGTCCTTTTGGCGCAAGACTCACTGCAAATGTCACCG TGCCTCTGTCCCATGCGATGCTGTCTGTCCTCCCTGCCCTACACGACATCTCAGAGGAAGGTCATCTCAACCTCATATGCAGCGTTGAAGGCACACCACCAGTCACCTTTAAATGGTACCGTGTTGGAGAGTCACAGCCACTGAACGCCACCACTTCTGACCAGGTTCACAAGGACTATGAGTTCCCCGTGATAACCAAAGCGCACAGTGGAAAATACTACTGCGAAGCTTTCAACCACGCCAAGAACATTGTCAGAAGCAACGAGGTCACCGTAGAAG TTCGCATGGCGATGTGGAAGAAGGCGCTGATCGGAGGCATCTGCCTGCTCATAGTGACAGTGCTGGTGTTGGTTTTTGGGCTGTACTTCAGATCCAAGAGAG GTAAAAGAGAAGCAGCTGCTGAATTGTCAGT AAAGCCTTCGAGCCCTAAATCAGATGACTCTTTAACAGTGAATCTAACCCACGACACAGAGGTTTATTATGCAGCCACAG TGCGTGTGGACAGAGCTGCAGTCAGTGTGTGGAGCGAACGGAAACCTGAAGCAG GAAATGATGAGGAGAGCAGCATGGTGTCCAACGAGCCTGACGTGGAATACACTGAGGTGGTTCATCCTCGGTCAGCTGATCCTGCCAGAG TTCCACTGAGAAAAGGCACAGATACAGTGTACAGTGAGCTCCAAAACTCTCCACATG GTGCTGCTGACCACCATGACTAT
- the pecam1b gene encoding platelet endothelial cell adhesion molecule isoform X5 produces the protein MGLLLLLTSTLLSSYFHPGSVVNAQHTFTIRDISLSIEPSTDVTRGTNVTVRCKVTVSSSGQEALSREYTIFKDGSIVYTKTTSSSEDFLYPLPEARVSNSGKYKCKIKIGDRQSTSEAKKLTVRGLSKPVLHLNKGVVTEGEELTATCMAPGETGSIFFYFYDNSKEIQEKLVNSNQAVAELRFRSTGIHKIHCAYTVLLTPDSFKSEESNSVTVSVKELDITVVLEISPQYSIFEGDRLNIFCSIQTSQRSTEKMFLYLSEGTSLLSSGAKKVNHSMVALAKTGGLMLECRMEMGHLVKTANKTLPVTELFSAPTLTVSPAEVFQREPMTLTCKSESFASERLQSRDLTYTLYSLGNPLKSGNSGIFSGKALQHEFNYTCTARAKGIEKHSQTLTVRPRVFVSAPKISVSGKAILGQPIQILCESDTGSLPINYTLWKGYGIEDMTTVHMPFQKALFTVSISKPEEIKLYMCEANNGRREEGPFGARLTANVTVPLSHAMLSVLPALHDISEEGHLNLICSVEGTPPVTFKWYRVGESQPLNATTSDQVHKDYEFPVITKAHSGKYYCEAFNHAKNIVRSNEVTVEVRMAMWKKALIGGICLLIVTVLVLVFGLYFRSKRGKREAAAELSVKPSSPKSDDSLTVNLTHDTEVYYAATDAASFYDGKEGRVTNGTRDSMSSLPADISNRSSYSIPATV, from the exons ATGGGCCTCCTACTGCTGCTCACCTCCACGCTGCTGTCCAGCT ACTTCCATCCAGGCAGCGTGGTGAACGCACAGCACA CGTTCACCATCAGAGACATCAGCTTGTCCATCGAGCCGAGTACTGATGTGACTCGAGGCACCAACGTGACCGTGAGATGCAAGGTGACGGTCAGCAGCTCGGGTCAGGAGGCACTGAGTCGCGAGTACACGATATTCAAGGATGGCAGCATCGTGTACACCAAGACCACCAGCTCCTCTGAGGATTTCCTGTACCCTCTGCCTGAGGCCAGAGTGTCCAACAGCGGCAAGTACAAGTGCAAGATAAAAATCGGGGACAGACAGTCGACCAGCGAAGCTAAAAAACTGACAGTAAGAG GCCTGTCCAAGCCAGTTCTCCACCTAAACAAAGGCGTGGTCACTGAAGGGGAGGAGCTAACCGCCACGTGTATGGCACCAGGAGAGACGGGCTCCATTTTCTTCTACTTCTATGATAATTCCAAAGAGATCCAGGAGAAGCTAGTGAACTCCAACCAGGCTGTGGCAGAGCTTCGCTTCAGGAGCACCGGCATCCACAAGATCCACTGTGCCTACACCGTCCTCTTAACGCCTGACTCCTTCAAGTCTGAGGAAAGCAACTCAGTCACAGTTTCTGTCAAAG AGCTTGACATCACAGTGGTTCTGGAGATTTCCCCTCAGTACAGCATCTTTGAAGGAGACCGTCTGAATATCTTTTGCTCTATCCAAACCTCTCAGCGCAGCACTGAAAAGATGTTCCTGTACCTGAGCGAAGGCACCAGCCTCCTCAGCAGCGGAGCCAAGAAAGTCAACCACAGCATGGTGGCACTGGCAAAGACTGGTGGACTGATGCTTGAGTGCAGAATGGAGATGGGGCATTTAGTGAAAACTGCCAATAAAACCTTACCTGTTACTG AGCTGTTTTCTGCACCGACTCTCACCGTGTCGCCCGCTGAAGTCTTTCAAAGGGAACCCATGACGTTAACCTGCAAAAGTGAGAGCTTTGCCTCTGAAAGACTCCAGAGCAGAGACTTGACTTACACTCTTTATTCCCTGGGAAACCCGCTGAAGTCAGGGAACAGTGGAATATTTTCTGGCAAGGCTTTGCAGCATGAATTCAACTATACCTGTACAGCTCGAGCCAAAGGCATTGAGAAGCACAGTCAGACCCTGACAGTTCGACCAAGAG tttttgtttccGCTCCAAAGATCTCAGTTTCCGGCAAAGCGATCCTCGGACAGCCTATCCAGATCCTCTGTGAGTCGGACACCGGCAGCCTGCCCATAAACTACACTCTGTGGAAGGGTTACGGTATAGAAGACATGACCACAGTCCACATGCCCTTCCAGAAAGCTCTTTTCACAGTCTCCATCAGCAAACCTGAGGAGATAAAACTGTATATGTGTGAGGCGAATAATGGTCGCCGCGAGGAAGGTCCTTTTGGCGCAAGACTCACTGCAAATGTCACCG TGCCTCTGTCCCATGCGATGCTGTCTGTCCTCCCTGCCCTACACGACATCTCAGAGGAAGGTCATCTCAACCTCATATGCAGCGTTGAAGGCACACCACCAGTCACCTTTAAATGGTACCGTGTTGGAGAGTCACAGCCACTGAACGCCACCACTTCTGACCAGGTTCACAAGGACTATGAGTTCCCCGTGATAACCAAAGCGCACAGTGGAAAATACTACTGCGAAGCTTTCAACCACGCCAAGAACATTGTCAGAAGCAACGAGGTCACCGTAGAAG TTCGCATGGCGATGTGGAAGAAGGCGCTGATCGGAGGCATCTGCCTGCTCATAGTGACAGTGCTGGTGTTGGTTTTTGGGCTGTACTTCAGATCCAAGAGAG GTAAAAGAGAAGCAGCTGCTGAATTGTCAGT AAAGCCTTCGAGCCCTAAATCAGATGACTCTTTAACAGTGAATCTAACCCACGACACAGAGGTTTATTATGCAGCCACAG ACGCAGCGTCGTTCTATGATGGCAAGGAGGGGAGAGTGACCAATGGGACGCGAGATAGCATGTCGTCACTACCTGCTGACATCAGCAACAGGAGCAGCTACAGTATCCCAGCCACAGTGTAG
- the pecam1b gene encoding platelet endothelial cell adhesion molecule isoform X3 has product MGLLLLLTSTLLSSYFHPGSVVNAQHTFTIRDISLSIEPSTDVTRGTNVTVRCKVTVSSSGQEALSREYTIFKDGSIVYTKTTSSSEDFLYPLPEARVSNSGKYKCKIKIGDRQSTSEAKKLTVRGLSKPVLHLNKGVVTEGEELTATCMAPGETGSIFFYFYDNSKEIQEKLVNSNQAVAELRFRSTGIHKIHCAYTVLLTPDSFKSEESNSVTVSVKELDITVVLEISPQYSIFEGDRLNIFCSIQTSQRSTEKMFLYLSEGTSLLSSGAKKVNHSMVALAKTGGLMLECRMEMGHLVKTANKTLPVTELFSAPTLTVSPAEVFQREPMTLTCKSESFASERLQSRDLTYTLYSLGNPLKSGNSGIFSGKALQHEFNYTCTARAKGIEKHSQTLTVRPRVFVSAPKISVSGKAILGQPIQILCESDTGSLPINYTLWKGYGIEDMTTVHMPFQKALFTVSISKPEEIKLYMCEANNGRREEGPFGARLTANVTVPLSHAMLSVLPALHDISEEGHLNLICSVEGTPPVTFKWYRVGESQPLNATTSDQVHKDYEFPVITKAHSGKYYCEAFNHAKNIVRSNEVTVEVRMAMWKKALIGGICLLIVTVLVLVFGLYFRSKRVRVDRAAVSVWSERKPEAGNDEESSMVSNEPDVEYTEVVHPRSADPARVPLRKGTDTVYSELQNSPHGAADHHDYQGSVEYAELNGEQPEISQHHPQDSSYQDLPEPVD; this is encoded by the exons ATGGGCCTCCTACTGCTGCTCACCTCCACGCTGCTGTCCAGCT ACTTCCATCCAGGCAGCGTGGTGAACGCACAGCACA CGTTCACCATCAGAGACATCAGCTTGTCCATCGAGCCGAGTACTGATGTGACTCGAGGCACCAACGTGACCGTGAGATGCAAGGTGACGGTCAGCAGCTCGGGTCAGGAGGCACTGAGTCGCGAGTACACGATATTCAAGGATGGCAGCATCGTGTACACCAAGACCACCAGCTCCTCTGAGGATTTCCTGTACCCTCTGCCTGAGGCCAGAGTGTCCAACAGCGGCAAGTACAAGTGCAAGATAAAAATCGGGGACAGACAGTCGACCAGCGAAGCTAAAAAACTGACAGTAAGAG GCCTGTCCAAGCCAGTTCTCCACCTAAACAAAGGCGTGGTCACTGAAGGGGAGGAGCTAACCGCCACGTGTATGGCACCAGGAGAGACGGGCTCCATTTTCTTCTACTTCTATGATAATTCCAAAGAGATCCAGGAGAAGCTAGTGAACTCCAACCAGGCTGTGGCAGAGCTTCGCTTCAGGAGCACCGGCATCCACAAGATCCACTGTGCCTACACCGTCCTCTTAACGCCTGACTCCTTCAAGTCTGAGGAAAGCAACTCAGTCACAGTTTCTGTCAAAG AGCTTGACATCACAGTGGTTCTGGAGATTTCCCCTCAGTACAGCATCTTTGAAGGAGACCGTCTGAATATCTTTTGCTCTATCCAAACCTCTCAGCGCAGCACTGAAAAGATGTTCCTGTACCTGAGCGAAGGCACCAGCCTCCTCAGCAGCGGAGCCAAGAAAGTCAACCACAGCATGGTGGCACTGGCAAAGACTGGTGGACTGATGCTTGAGTGCAGAATGGAGATGGGGCATTTAGTGAAAACTGCCAATAAAACCTTACCTGTTACTG AGCTGTTTTCTGCACCGACTCTCACCGTGTCGCCCGCTGAAGTCTTTCAAAGGGAACCCATGACGTTAACCTGCAAAAGTGAGAGCTTTGCCTCTGAAAGACTCCAGAGCAGAGACTTGACTTACACTCTTTATTCCCTGGGAAACCCGCTGAAGTCAGGGAACAGTGGAATATTTTCTGGCAAGGCTTTGCAGCATGAATTCAACTATACCTGTACAGCTCGAGCCAAAGGCATTGAGAAGCACAGTCAGACCCTGACAGTTCGACCAAGAG tttttgtttccGCTCCAAAGATCTCAGTTTCCGGCAAAGCGATCCTCGGACAGCCTATCCAGATCCTCTGTGAGTCGGACACCGGCAGCCTGCCCATAAACTACACTCTGTGGAAGGGTTACGGTATAGAAGACATGACCACAGTCCACATGCCCTTCCAGAAAGCTCTTTTCACAGTCTCCATCAGCAAACCTGAGGAGATAAAACTGTATATGTGTGAGGCGAATAATGGTCGCCGCGAGGAAGGTCCTTTTGGCGCAAGACTCACTGCAAATGTCACCG TGCCTCTGTCCCATGCGATGCTGTCTGTCCTCCCTGCCCTACACGACATCTCAGAGGAAGGTCATCTCAACCTCATATGCAGCGTTGAAGGCACACCACCAGTCACCTTTAAATGGTACCGTGTTGGAGAGTCACAGCCACTGAACGCCACCACTTCTGACCAGGTTCACAAGGACTATGAGTTCCCCGTGATAACCAAAGCGCACAGTGGAAAATACTACTGCGAAGCTTTCAACCACGCCAAGAACATTGTCAGAAGCAACGAGGTCACCGTAGAAG TTCGCATGGCGATGTGGAAGAAGGCGCTGATCGGAGGCATCTGCCTGCTCATAGTGACAGTGCTGGTGTTGGTTTTTGGGCTGTACTTCAGATCCAAGAGAG TGCGTGTGGACAGAGCTGCAGTCAGTGTGTGGAGCGAACGGAAACCTGAAGCAG GAAATGATGAGGAGAGCAGCATGGTGTCCAACGAGCCTGACGTGGAATACACTGAGGTGGTTCATCCTCGGTCAGCTGATCCTGCCAGAG TTCCACTGAGAAAAGGCACAGATACAGTGTACAGTGAGCTCCAAAACTCTCCACATG GTGCTGCTGACCACCATGACTAT
- the pecam1b gene encoding platelet endothelial cell adhesion molecule isoform X7 translates to MGLLLLLTSTLLSSYFHPGSVVNAQHTFTIRDISLSIEPSTDVTRGTNVTVRCKVTVSSSGQEALSREYTIFKDGSIVYTKTTSSSEDFLYPLPEARVSNSGKYKCKIKIGDRQSTSEAKKLTVRGLSKPVLHLNKGVVTEGEELTATCMAPGETGSIFFYFYDNSKEIQEKLVNSNQAVAELRFRSTGIHKIHCAYTVLLTPDSFKSEESNSVTVSVKELDITVVLEISPQYSIFEGDRLNIFCSIQTSQRSTEKMFLYLSEGTSLLSSGAKKVNHSMVALAKTGGLMLECRMEMGHLVKTANKTLPVTELFSAPTLTVSPAEVFQREPMTLTCKSESFASERLQSRDLTYTLYSLGNPLKSGNSGIFSGKALQHEFNYTCTARAKGIEKHSQTLTVRPRVFVSAPKISVSGKAILGQPIQILCESDTGSLPINYTLWKGYGIEDMTTVHMPFQKALFTVSISKPEEIKLYMCEANNGRREEGPFGARLTANVTVPLSHAMLSVLPALHDISEEGHLNLICSVEGTPPVTFKWYRVGESQPLNATTSDQVHKDYEFPVITKAHSGKYYCEAFNHAKNIVRSNEVTVEVRMAMWKKALIGGICLLIVTVLVLVFGLYFRSKRGKREAAAELSVLRALNQMTL, encoded by the exons ATGGGCCTCCTACTGCTGCTCACCTCCACGCTGCTGTCCAGCT ACTTCCATCCAGGCAGCGTGGTGAACGCACAGCACA CGTTCACCATCAGAGACATCAGCTTGTCCATCGAGCCGAGTACTGATGTGACTCGAGGCACCAACGTGACCGTGAGATGCAAGGTGACGGTCAGCAGCTCGGGTCAGGAGGCACTGAGTCGCGAGTACACGATATTCAAGGATGGCAGCATCGTGTACACCAAGACCACCAGCTCCTCTGAGGATTTCCTGTACCCTCTGCCTGAGGCCAGAGTGTCCAACAGCGGCAAGTACAAGTGCAAGATAAAAATCGGGGACAGACAGTCGACCAGCGAAGCTAAAAAACTGACAGTAAGAG GCCTGTCCAAGCCAGTTCTCCACCTAAACAAAGGCGTGGTCACTGAAGGGGAGGAGCTAACCGCCACGTGTATGGCACCAGGAGAGACGGGCTCCATTTTCTTCTACTTCTATGATAATTCCAAAGAGATCCAGGAGAAGCTAGTGAACTCCAACCAGGCTGTGGCAGAGCTTCGCTTCAGGAGCACCGGCATCCACAAGATCCACTGTGCCTACACCGTCCTCTTAACGCCTGACTCCTTCAAGTCTGAGGAAAGCAACTCAGTCACAGTTTCTGTCAAAG AGCTTGACATCACAGTGGTTCTGGAGATTTCCCCTCAGTACAGCATCTTTGAAGGAGACCGTCTGAATATCTTTTGCTCTATCCAAACCTCTCAGCGCAGCACTGAAAAGATGTTCCTGTACCTGAGCGAAGGCACCAGCCTCCTCAGCAGCGGAGCCAAGAAAGTCAACCACAGCATGGTGGCACTGGCAAAGACTGGTGGACTGATGCTTGAGTGCAGAATGGAGATGGGGCATTTAGTGAAAACTGCCAATAAAACCTTACCTGTTACTG AGCTGTTTTCTGCACCGACTCTCACCGTGTCGCCCGCTGAAGTCTTTCAAAGGGAACCCATGACGTTAACCTGCAAAAGTGAGAGCTTTGCCTCTGAAAGACTCCAGAGCAGAGACTTGACTTACACTCTTTATTCCCTGGGAAACCCGCTGAAGTCAGGGAACAGTGGAATATTTTCTGGCAAGGCTTTGCAGCATGAATTCAACTATACCTGTACAGCTCGAGCCAAAGGCATTGAGAAGCACAGTCAGACCCTGACAGTTCGACCAAGAG tttttgtttccGCTCCAAAGATCTCAGTTTCCGGCAAAGCGATCCTCGGACAGCCTATCCAGATCCTCTGTGAGTCGGACACCGGCAGCCTGCCCATAAACTACACTCTGTGGAAGGGTTACGGTATAGAAGACATGACCACAGTCCACATGCCCTTCCAGAAAGCTCTTTTCACAGTCTCCATCAGCAAACCTGAGGAGATAAAACTGTATATGTGTGAGGCGAATAATGGTCGCCGCGAGGAAGGTCCTTTTGGCGCAAGACTCACTGCAAATGTCACCG TGCCTCTGTCCCATGCGATGCTGTCTGTCCTCCCTGCCCTACACGACATCTCAGAGGAAGGTCATCTCAACCTCATATGCAGCGTTGAAGGCACACCACCAGTCACCTTTAAATGGTACCGTGTTGGAGAGTCACAGCCACTGAACGCCACCACTTCTGACCAGGTTCACAAGGACTATGAGTTCCCCGTGATAACCAAAGCGCACAGTGGAAAATACTACTGCGAAGCTTTCAACCACGCCAAGAACATTGTCAGAAGCAACGAGGTCACCGTAGAAG TTCGCATGGCGATGTGGAAGAAGGCGCTGATCGGAGGCATCTGCCTGCTCATAGTGACAGTGCTGGTGTTGGTTTTTGGGCTGTACTTCAGATCCAAGAGAG GTAAAAGAGAAGCAGCTGCTGAATTGTCAGT CCTTCGAGCCCTAAATCAGATGACTCTTTAA
- the pecam1b gene encoding platelet endothelial cell adhesion molecule isoform X8, whose product MGLLLLLTSTLLSSYFHPGSVVNAQHTFTIRDISLSIEPSTDVTRGTNVTVRCKVTVSSSGQEALSREYTIFKDGSIVYTKTTSSSEDFLYPLPEARVSNSGKYKCKIKIGDRQSTSEAKKLTVRGLSKPVLHLNKGVVTEGEELTATCMAPGETGSIFFYFYDNSKEIQEKLVNSNQAVAELRFRSTGIHKIHCAYTVLLTPDSFKSEESNSVTVSVKELDITVVLEISPQYSIFEGDRLNIFCSIQTSQRSTEKMFLYLSEGTSLLSSGAKKVNHSMVALAKTGGLMLECRMEMGHLVKTANKTLPVTELFSAPTLTVSPAEVFQREPMTLTCKSESFASERLQSRDLTYTLYSLGNPLKSGNSGIFSGKALQHEFNYTCTARAKGIEKHSQTLTVRPRVFVSAPKISVSGKAILGQPIQILCESDTGSLPINYTLWKGYGIEDMTTVHMPFQKALFTVSISKPEEIKLYMCEANNGRREEGPFGARLTANVTVPLSHAMLSVLPALHDISEEGHLNLICSVEGTPPVTFKWYRVGESQPLNATTSDQVHKDYEFPVITKAHSGKYYCEAFNHAKNIVRSNEVTVEVRMAMWKKALIGGICLLIVTVLVLVFGLYFRSKRGKREAAAELSVRSVVL is encoded by the exons ATGGGCCTCCTACTGCTGCTCACCTCCACGCTGCTGTCCAGCT ACTTCCATCCAGGCAGCGTGGTGAACGCACAGCACA CGTTCACCATCAGAGACATCAGCTTGTCCATCGAGCCGAGTACTGATGTGACTCGAGGCACCAACGTGACCGTGAGATGCAAGGTGACGGTCAGCAGCTCGGGTCAGGAGGCACTGAGTCGCGAGTACACGATATTCAAGGATGGCAGCATCGTGTACACCAAGACCACCAGCTCCTCTGAGGATTTCCTGTACCCTCTGCCTGAGGCCAGAGTGTCCAACAGCGGCAAGTACAAGTGCAAGATAAAAATCGGGGACAGACAGTCGACCAGCGAAGCTAAAAAACTGACAGTAAGAG GCCTGTCCAAGCCAGTTCTCCACCTAAACAAAGGCGTGGTCACTGAAGGGGAGGAGCTAACCGCCACGTGTATGGCACCAGGAGAGACGGGCTCCATTTTCTTCTACTTCTATGATAATTCCAAAGAGATCCAGGAGAAGCTAGTGAACTCCAACCAGGCTGTGGCAGAGCTTCGCTTCAGGAGCACCGGCATCCACAAGATCCACTGTGCCTACACCGTCCTCTTAACGCCTGACTCCTTCAAGTCTGAGGAAAGCAACTCAGTCACAGTTTCTGTCAAAG AGCTTGACATCACAGTGGTTCTGGAGATTTCCCCTCAGTACAGCATCTTTGAAGGAGACCGTCTGAATATCTTTTGCTCTATCCAAACCTCTCAGCGCAGCACTGAAAAGATGTTCCTGTACCTGAGCGAAGGCACCAGCCTCCTCAGCAGCGGAGCCAAGAAAGTCAACCACAGCATGGTGGCACTGGCAAAGACTGGTGGACTGATGCTTGAGTGCAGAATGGAGATGGGGCATTTAGTGAAAACTGCCAATAAAACCTTACCTGTTACTG AGCTGTTTTCTGCACCGACTCTCACCGTGTCGCCCGCTGAAGTCTTTCAAAGGGAACCCATGACGTTAACCTGCAAAAGTGAGAGCTTTGCCTCTGAAAGACTCCAGAGCAGAGACTTGACTTACACTCTTTATTCCCTGGGAAACCCGCTGAAGTCAGGGAACAGTGGAATATTTTCTGGCAAGGCTTTGCAGCATGAATTCAACTATACCTGTACAGCTCGAGCCAAAGGCATTGAGAAGCACAGTCAGACCCTGACAGTTCGACCAAGAG tttttgtttccGCTCCAAAGATCTCAGTTTCCGGCAAAGCGATCCTCGGACAGCCTATCCAGATCCTCTGTGAGTCGGACACCGGCAGCCTGCCCATAAACTACACTCTGTGGAAGGGTTACGGTATAGAAGACATGACCACAGTCCACATGCCCTTCCAGAAAGCTCTTTTCACAGTCTCCATCAGCAAACCTGAGGAGATAAAACTGTATATGTGTGAGGCGAATAATGGTCGCCGCGAGGAAGGTCCTTTTGGCGCAAGACTCACTGCAAATGTCACCG TGCCTCTGTCCCATGCGATGCTGTCTGTCCTCCCTGCCCTACACGACATCTCAGAGGAAGGTCATCTCAACCTCATATGCAGCGTTGAAGGCACACCACCAGTCACCTTTAAATGGTACCGTGTTGGAGAGTCACAGCCACTGAACGCCACCACTTCTGACCAGGTTCACAAGGACTATGAGTTCCCCGTGATAACCAAAGCGCACAGTGGAAAATACTACTGCGAAGCTTTCAACCACGCCAAGAACATTGTCAGAAGCAACGAGGTCACCGTAGAAG TTCGCATGGCGATGTGGAAGAAGGCGCTGATCGGAGGCATCTGCCTGCTCATAGTGACAGTGCTGGTGTTGGTTTTTGGGCTGTACTTCAGATCCAAGAGAG GTAAAAGAGAAGCAGCTGCTGAATTGTCAGT ACGCAGCGTCGTTCTATGA